One genomic segment of Primulina tabacum isolate GXHZ01 chromosome 9, ASM2559414v2, whole genome shotgun sequence includes these proteins:
- the LOC142556824 gene encoding paired amphipathic helix protein Sin3-like 3 isoform X1, with the protein MKRARDDVFMNSQLKRPVISSRAQPPGQAQMVTTSSTQRLTTNDALTYLKAVKDIFQDNRDKYDNFLDIMKDFKAQRVGTSGVILRVKELFKGHRHLILGFSAFLPVGYEITLPMEDELLPKKKPVEFDEAINFVNRIKTRFQGDDHVYKAFLDILNMYRKDNKSITEVYQEVSVLFRGHADLLVEFTHFLPDTSGDASVHYTHSDRDCILPRDDRGSPMTIARANLVDKNVDHTDSDQWNWVEKVERKEDGDQNEWEREDNFSHKRKSARKDDSATDQVYLGVQEPVSSFCEKVKERLKDPINYDKFSDCVRSYKRKFITSSQFRILVASLLGSHPDLMEECEDFIIYVEKTGCLGNNKTIVRSLKVEDRDAHDHDGEGMDKNKDHDIRESERYDRGIAFNPKDVSGHRMSLYASKDKLMAKSIHELDLTDCESCTPSYRLLPQNYPISLASHRTEIGAKVLNDRWVSVTSGSEDYSFKHMRKNQYEESLFRCEDDRFELDMLLESVNATTKHVEELLDSINVNTSMTDSSFRVEDHLTALNLRCIERLYGDHGLDVMDVLRKNALLSLPVILTRLKQKQEEWARCRSEFNKVWAEIYLKNYHKSLDHRSFYFKQQDTKNLSAKVLLAEIKEMSEKYQNEGEMLLSIGAGYRQPKQPHMEFEYSDPEIHEDLYRLMKYSCGEVFTVEQHTKIMTIWTSFLEPMLGVPARSHSPDSEDVKRSNYVAKDVADIGVEVNGSPLGKAVSGNCKSVDLLKNGDKSIPTEQSSSSKEQMGNCGDGFNIDGSPNADYSSYKSDFCIASKDAVMQTDCSIVFAASGASKQAGVFEQGASAESGINEEHTSNRKNGPDVANSNYPIVAMLSEESQDDGSTRPTSSSTKMVHEEVKAQNCNEKTEGSTKSEREEGELSPTRDPEQNNLAPFENICTEAAQTPFIRAGNTKGTELEICNKDAEETGANADDEDEMSTKGSSDGENLSENVDASESESADGVECSPEEPDENGEHNENDSKIESDGDVGGTVNAPDTEGLTAFADRFSQNAKPLTMKIPVGLLGKAKNSEIFYGNDSFYSLFRLHQMLYERMHSAKLHSLSPENKWRISSDANLTNSYARFKDSLHSLLNGSSDNAKFEDDCRAIIGAQSYILFTIDKLIHKLVKQLQTIATEEMENKLLHLCAYERSRDNEKISDAIYHENACFLIPEDNLYRIECLASPRRLTIQLMKNENDKLEVTAVSMDPSFVTYLNDVLLSVPPERKEKSGVFLKRNKKKCTTGDEIHDVQKSMEGLVIYNGLESKVVCNTLKAAYVLDTEDFLYRTGKRRKISNQNGSCTDAVNGASNGVSNGYSHRVKRFRKLMFN; encoded by the exons ATGAAGAGGGCTAGAGACGACGTGTTCATGAATTCTCAACTTAAGCGGCCTGTTATCTCTTCTCGGGCTCAACC GCCCGGTCAAGCCCAGATGGTAACAACAAGCAGCACACAGAGGCTGACAACAAATGATGCATTGACGTATCTGAAGGCTGTGAAGGATATTTTTCAAGACAATAGGGATAAATACGATAATTTTCTTGACATCATGAAAGATTTCAAGGCTCAAAG AGTTGGTACATCGGGTGTTATATTGAGAGTGAAGGAATTATTTAAAGGGCACCGACACCTAATTTTGGGTTTCAGTGCTTTTCTCCCCGTGGGATATGAAATCACTCTCCCTATGGAGGATGAACTACTTCCAAAAAAGAAGCCAGTAGAGTTTGATGAAGCAATCAACTTTGTAAACAGAATCAAG ACTAGATTTCAAGGTGACGATCATGTGTACAAAGCTTTTCTTGATATTTTGAATATGTACAGAAAAGATAATAAGTCAATAACCGAGGTTTATCAAGAG gttTCAGTTCTTTTTCGGGGCCATGCTGACCTACTTGTAGAGTTCACACACTTTCTACCAGATACTTCAGGTGATGCGTCTGTCCATTATACTCACTCTGATAGAGATTGCATACTACCACGGGATGATAGAGGCTCTCCCATGACCATAGCAAGGGCAAATCTTGTTGACAAG AATGTTGATCACACTGATTCAGATCAGTGGAATTGGGTTGAAAAAGTGGAAAGAAAAGAAGACGGAGACCAAAACGAGTGGGAACGTGAGGACAATTTTAGTCATAAACGAAAATCTGCTCGCAAAGATGATTCTGCGACAGACCAGGTTTACCTAG GGGTGCAGGAGCCAGTGTCATCGTTCTGTGAGAAAGTGAAGGAAAGATTAAAGGATCCAATTAATTACGATAAATTTTCAGATTGCGTTCGTTCCTACAAAAGGAAGTTCATCACGTCATCTCAATTTCGTATTCTG GTGGCTAGTTTACTAGGGAGTCATCCAGACCTTATGGAAGAATGCGAAGATTTCATAATTTATGTTGAGAAAACTG GATGCTTGGGGAACAATAAAACTATTGTTAGATCTTTAAAGGTGGAAGATCGAGATGCACATGATCATGATGGAGAAGGCATGGATAAAAACAAAGATCATGATATCAGAGAAAGTGAGAGATATGATAGGGGTATTGCCTTTAACCCTAAAGACGTTTCAGGACACAGGATGTCTTTATATGCAAGCAAAGATAAGTTGATGGCTAAATCCATTCATGAACTTGATCTCACCGACTGTGAGAGCTGCACCCCAAGTTATCGGCTTCTTCCGCAAAAT TATCCGATTTCATTAGCAAGTCATAGAACAGAGATTGGTGCTAAAGTGCTGAATGATCGCTGGGTGTCTGTCACATCAGGAAGTGAGGATTATTCATTCAAACACATGCGGAAAAACCAATATGAGGAAAGTTTGTTCCGTTGCGAAGATGATAG GTTTGAACTTGACATGTTGTTGGAATCTGTGAATGCAACAACAAAGCATGTTGAAGAACTCTTAGACAGTATTAACGTTAATACAAGTATGACAGACAGTTCATTTCGCGTGGAAGATCATTTGACAG CTCTTAATCTGCGGTGCATTGAGCGTTTATATGGGGATCATGGGCTTGATGTGATGGATGTATTAAGGAAGAATGCATTGCTTTCCTTGCCAGTTATATTAACCCGATTGAAGCAAAAACAAGAAGAATGGGCAAGGTGTCGCTCTGAATTTAATAAGGTTTGGGCTGAAATTTATCTGAAGAACTACCACAAGTCACTAGACCATCGAAGCTTCTATTTTAAGCAGCAGGATACAAAGAACTTGAGTGCTAAAG TATTGTTAGCCGAGATCAAAGAAATGAGCGAAAAGTACCAGAATGAAGGTGAAATGCTTCTCTCAATTGGTGCTGGATATAGGCAACCTAAACAACCTCATATGGAATTTGAGTATTCCGATCCTGAAATCCATGAAGATCTTTATCGGCTCATGAAATATTCATGTGGGGAAGTTTTTACAGTTGAACAGCATACCAAAATAATGACAATTTGGACATCCTTCCTTGAGCCGATGCTTGGTGTTCCTGCCCGTTCACACAGTCCTGACTCTGAAGATGTCAAGCGTAGCAATTATGTAGCCAAAGATGTGGCAGATATTGGTGTAGAAGTGAATGGTAGTCCTCTTGGTAAGGCAGTTTCAGGAAACTGCAAATCAGTGGACCTGTTGAAAAATGGTGATAAAAGTATTCCGACTGAACAATCTAGCTCCAGCAAAGAGCAGATGGGAAATTGTGGTGATGGGTTTAATATTGATGGTTCTCCTAATGCAGATTATTCCTCTTATAAGAGTGACTTCTGTATTGCATCAAAAGATGCAGTGATGCAGACTGATTGCAGTATAGTTTTTGCCGCATCAGGTGCAAGCAAACAAGCTGGTGTCTTTGAGCAAGGTGCTTCTGCCGAAAGTGGCATCAACGAGGAACATACTTCAAATAGGAAGAATG GACCTGATGTTGCCAATTCTAATTATCCAATAGTGGCAATGCTTAGCGAAGAATCACAG GATGATGGTAGTACAAGACCTACTTCATCTTCAACTAAGATGGTGCACGAAGAAGTCAAAGCTCAGAACTGTAATGAAAAAACTGAAGGTAGCACTAAAAGTGAACGAGAAGAGGGTGAATTATCTCCGACAAGAGATCCTGAACAGAATAATTTAGCaccatttgaaaatatttgcacCGAAGCAGCACAAACCCCTTTTATAAGGGCTGGAAACACAAAAGGAACtgaattagaaatatgtaaCAAGGATGCTGAAGAAACTGGGGCTAATGCTGACGATGAAGATGAAATGAGTACTAAGGGCTCATCAGACGGTGAGAATCTCTCTGAAAATGTTGATGCTTCAGAAAGTGAGTCAGCTGATGGAGTTGAGTGTTCCCCTGAAGAGCCTGATGAAAATGGAGAACATAATGAGAATGATAGCAAGATTGAAAGTGATGGAGATGTAGGCGGCACAGTGAATGCCCCTGACACTGAAGGGCTGACGGCATTTGCTGATCGTTTTTCACAGAATGCAAAACCTCTTACAATGAAAATACCCGTGGGTTTACTGGGAAAAGCGAAGAATTCAGAAATTTTTTATGGAAATGATTCCTTCTATTCGTTGTTCAGGCTTCACCAG ATGTTGTATGAAAGAATGCATAGCGCCAAGCTGCACTCTTTATCTCCTGAAAATAAATGGAGGATTTCAAGTGATGCGAATTTAACTAATTCGTATGCTAG ATTTAAGGATTCTCTACACAGTTTACTGAATGGCTCATCTGATAATGCAAAGTTCGAAGATGACTGCCGTGCTATAATTGGTGCTCAATCATACATCCTTTTTACCATTGACAAGCTGATACATAAACTTGTCAAGCAG CTACAAACGATTGCAACCGAGGAAATGGAAAacaaactcctccatctatgtGCATACGAGAGATCCAGAGATAATGAAAAAATTTCAGATGCAATTTATCATGAGAACGCCTGTTTTCTTATTCCTGAAGATAACCTGTATCGAATAGAATGT TTGGCTTCTCCTAGGCGTCTAACCATCCAGCTCATGAAAAATGAGAATGATAAACTTGAAGTGACTGCTGTCTCCATGGATCCCAGTTTTGTCACATATCTGAATGATGTCCTCTTATCAGTTCCTccagaaagaaaagaaaaatccGGGGTATTCTTGAAGAG aaataaaaaaaaatgcacGACTGGAGACGAGATTCATGACGTGCAGAAATCCATGGAAGGACTTGTAATCTATAATGGCCTGGAAAGTAAGGTGGTTTGCAATACATTGAAG GCGGCTTATGTTTTAGACACAGAAGACTTCCTCTATCGGACAGGAAAAAGGAGgaagatttcaaatcagaatggCTCGTGCACTGATGCTGTCAATGGAGCTTCTAACGGAGTTTCCAATGGGTATTCTCACAGAGTCAAACGTTTTCGCAAGTTGATGTTTAATTGA
- the LOC142556824 gene encoding paired amphipathic helix protein Sin3-like 4 isoform X3: MKRARDDVFMNSQLKRPVISSRAQPPGQAQMVTTSSTQRLTTNDALTYLKAVKDIFQDNRDKYDNFLDIMKDFKAQRVGTSGVILRVKELFKGHRHLILGFSAFLPVGYEITLPMEDELLPKKKPVEFDEAINFVNRIKTRFQGDDHVYKAFLDILNMYRKDNKSITEVYQEVSVLFRGHADLLVEFTHFLPDTSGDASVHYTHSDRDCILPRDDRGSPMTIARANLVDKNVDHTDSDQWNWVEKVERKEDGDQNEWEREDNFSHKRKSARKDDSATDQVYLGVQEPVSSFCEKVKERLKDPINYDKFSDCVRSYKRKFITSSQFRILVASLLGSHPDLMEECEDFIIYVEKTGCLGNNKTIVRSLKVEDRDAHDHDGEGMDKNKDHDIRESERYDRGIAFNPKDVSGHRMSLYASKDKLMAKSIHELDLTDCESCTPSYRLLPQNYPISLASHRTEIGAKVLNDRWVSVTSGSEDYSFKHMRKNQYEESLFRCEDDRFELDMLLESVNATTKHVEELLDSINVNTSMTDSSFRVEDHLTALNLRCIERLYGDHGLDVMDVLRKNALLSLPVILTRLKQKQEEWARCRSEFNKVWAEIYLKNYHKSLDHRSFYFKQQDTKNLSAKVLLAEIKEMSEKYQNEGEMLLSIGAGYRQPKQPHMEFEYSDPEIHEDLYRLMKYSCGEVFTVEQHTKIMTIWTSFLEPMLGVPARSHSPDSEDVKRSNYVAKDVADIGVEVNGSPLGKAVSGNCKSVDLLKNDYSSYKSDFCIASKDAVMQTDCSIVFAASGASKQAGVFEQGASAESGINEEHTSNRKNGPDVANSNYPIVAMLSEESQDDGSTRPTSSSTKMVHEEVKAQNCNEKTEGSTKSEREEGELSPTRDPEQNNLAPFENICTEAAQTPFIRAGNTKGTELEICNKDAEETGANADDEDEMSTKGSSDGENLSENVDASESESADGVECSPEEPDENGEHNENDSKIESDGDVGGTVNAPDTEGLTAFADRFSQNAKPLTMKIPVGLLGKAKNSEIFYGNDSFYSLFRLHQMLYERMHSAKLHSLSPENKWRISSDANLTNSYARFKDSLHSLLNGSSDNAKFEDDCRAIIGAQSYILFTIDKLIHKLVKQLQTIATEEMENKLLHLCAYERSRDNEKISDAIYHENACFLIPEDNLYRIECLASPRRLTIQLMKNENDKLEVTAVSMDPSFVTYLNDVLLSVPPERKEKSGVFLKRNKKKCTTGDEIHDVQKSMEGLVIYNGLESKVVCNTLKAAYVLDTEDFLYRTGKRRKISNQNGSCTDAVNGASNGVSNGYSHRVKRFRKLMFN, translated from the exons ATGAAGAGGGCTAGAGACGACGTGTTCATGAATTCTCAACTTAAGCGGCCTGTTATCTCTTCTCGGGCTCAACC GCCCGGTCAAGCCCAGATGGTAACAACAAGCAGCACACAGAGGCTGACAACAAATGATGCATTGACGTATCTGAAGGCTGTGAAGGATATTTTTCAAGACAATAGGGATAAATACGATAATTTTCTTGACATCATGAAAGATTTCAAGGCTCAAAG AGTTGGTACATCGGGTGTTATATTGAGAGTGAAGGAATTATTTAAAGGGCACCGACACCTAATTTTGGGTTTCAGTGCTTTTCTCCCCGTGGGATATGAAATCACTCTCCCTATGGAGGATGAACTACTTCCAAAAAAGAAGCCAGTAGAGTTTGATGAAGCAATCAACTTTGTAAACAGAATCAAG ACTAGATTTCAAGGTGACGATCATGTGTACAAAGCTTTTCTTGATATTTTGAATATGTACAGAAAAGATAATAAGTCAATAACCGAGGTTTATCAAGAG gttTCAGTTCTTTTTCGGGGCCATGCTGACCTACTTGTAGAGTTCACACACTTTCTACCAGATACTTCAGGTGATGCGTCTGTCCATTATACTCACTCTGATAGAGATTGCATACTACCACGGGATGATAGAGGCTCTCCCATGACCATAGCAAGGGCAAATCTTGTTGACAAG AATGTTGATCACACTGATTCAGATCAGTGGAATTGGGTTGAAAAAGTGGAAAGAAAAGAAGACGGAGACCAAAACGAGTGGGAACGTGAGGACAATTTTAGTCATAAACGAAAATCTGCTCGCAAAGATGATTCTGCGACAGACCAGGTTTACCTAG GGGTGCAGGAGCCAGTGTCATCGTTCTGTGAGAAAGTGAAGGAAAGATTAAAGGATCCAATTAATTACGATAAATTTTCAGATTGCGTTCGTTCCTACAAAAGGAAGTTCATCACGTCATCTCAATTTCGTATTCTG GTGGCTAGTTTACTAGGGAGTCATCCAGACCTTATGGAAGAATGCGAAGATTTCATAATTTATGTTGAGAAAACTG GATGCTTGGGGAACAATAAAACTATTGTTAGATCTTTAAAGGTGGAAGATCGAGATGCACATGATCATGATGGAGAAGGCATGGATAAAAACAAAGATCATGATATCAGAGAAAGTGAGAGATATGATAGGGGTATTGCCTTTAACCCTAAAGACGTTTCAGGACACAGGATGTCTTTATATGCAAGCAAAGATAAGTTGATGGCTAAATCCATTCATGAACTTGATCTCACCGACTGTGAGAGCTGCACCCCAAGTTATCGGCTTCTTCCGCAAAAT TATCCGATTTCATTAGCAAGTCATAGAACAGAGATTGGTGCTAAAGTGCTGAATGATCGCTGGGTGTCTGTCACATCAGGAAGTGAGGATTATTCATTCAAACACATGCGGAAAAACCAATATGAGGAAAGTTTGTTCCGTTGCGAAGATGATAG GTTTGAACTTGACATGTTGTTGGAATCTGTGAATGCAACAACAAAGCATGTTGAAGAACTCTTAGACAGTATTAACGTTAATACAAGTATGACAGACAGTTCATTTCGCGTGGAAGATCATTTGACAG CTCTTAATCTGCGGTGCATTGAGCGTTTATATGGGGATCATGGGCTTGATGTGATGGATGTATTAAGGAAGAATGCATTGCTTTCCTTGCCAGTTATATTAACCCGATTGAAGCAAAAACAAGAAGAATGGGCAAGGTGTCGCTCTGAATTTAATAAGGTTTGGGCTGAAATTTATCTGAAGAACTACCACAAGTCACTAGACCATCGAAGCTTCTATTTTAAGCAGCAGGATACAAAGAACTTGAGTGCTAAAG TATTGTTAGCCGAGATCAAAGAAATGAGCGAAAAGTACCAGAATGAAGGTGAAATGCTTCTCTCAATTGGTGCTGGATATAGGCAACCTAAACAACCTCATATGGAATTTGAGTATTCCGATCCTGAAATCCATGAAGATCTTTATCGGCTCATGAAATATTCATGTGGGGAAGTTTTTACAGTTGAACAGCATACCAAAATAATGACAATTTGGACATCCTTCCTTGAGCCGATGCTTGGTGTTCCTGCCCGTTCACACAGTCCTGACTCTGAAGATGTCAAGCGTAGCAATTATGTAGCCAAAGATGTGGCAGATATTGGTGTAGAAGTGAATGGTAGTCCTCTTGGTAAGGCAGTTTCAGGAAACTGCAAATCAGTGGACCTGTTGAAAAATG ATTATTCCTCTTATAAGAGTGACTTCTGTATTGCATCAAAAGATGCAGTGATGCAGACTGATTGCAGTATAGTTTTTGCCGCATCAGGTGCAAGCAAACAAGCTGGTGTCTTTGAGCAAGGTGCTTCTGCCGAAAGTGGCATCAACGAGGAACATACTTCAAATAGGAAGAATG GACCTGATGTTGCCAATTCTAATTATCCAATAGTGGCAATGCTTAGCGAAGAATCACAG GATGATGGTAGTACAAGACCTACTTCATCTTCAACTAAGATGGTGCACGAAGAAGTCAAAGCTCAGAACTGTAATGAAAAAACTGAAGGTAGCACTAAAAGTGAACGAGAAGAGGGTGAATTATCTCCGACAAGAGATCCTGAACAGAATAATTTAGCaccatttgaaaatatttgcacCGAAGCAGCACAAACCCCTTTTATAAGGGCTGGAAACACAAAAGGAACtgaattagaaatatgtaaCAAGGATGCTGAAGAAACTGGGGCTAATGCTGACGATGAAGATGAAATGAGTACTAAGGGCTCATCAGACGGTGAGAATCTCTCTGAAAATGTTGATGCTTCAGAAAGTGAGTCAGCTGATGGAGTTGAGTGTTCCCCTGAAGAGCCTGATGAAAATGGAGAACATAATGAGAATGATAGCAAGATTGAAAGTGATGGAGATGTAGGCGGCACAGTGAATGCCCCTGACACTGAAGGGCTGACGGCATTTGCTGATCGTTTTTCACAGAATGCAAAACCTCTTACAATGAAAATACCCGTGGGTTTACTGGGAAAAGCGAAGAATTCAGAAATTTTTTATGGAAATGATTCCTTCTATTCGTTGTTCAGGCTTCACCAG ATGTTGTATGAAAGAATGCATAGCGCCAAGCTGCACTCTTTATCTCCTGAAAATAAATGGAGGATTTCAAGTGATGCGAATTTAACTAATTCGTATGCTAG ATTTAAGGATTCTCTACACAGTTTACTGAATGGCTCATCTGATAATGCAAAGTTCGAAGATGACTGCCGTGCTATAATTGGTGCTCAATCATACATCCTTTTTACCATTGACAAGCTGATACATAAACTTGTCAAGCAG CTACAAACGATTGCAACCGAGGAAATGGAAAacaaactcctccatctatgtGCATACGAGAGATCCAGAGATAATGAAAAAATTTCAGATGCAATTTATCATGAGAACGCCTGTTTTCTTATTCCTGAAGATAACCTGTATCGAATAGAATGT TTGGCTTCTCCTAGGCGTCTAACCATCCAGCTCATGAAAAATGAGAATGATAAACTTGAAGTGACTGCTGTCTCCATGGATCCCAGTTTTGTCACATATCTGAATGATGTCCTCTTATCAGTTCCTccagaaagaaaagaaaaatccGGGGTATTCTTGAAGAG aaataaaaaaaaatgcacGACTGGAGACGAGATTCATGACGTGCAGAAATCCATGGAAGGACTTGTAATCTATAATGGCCTGGAAAGTAAGGTGGTTTGCAATACATTGAAG GCGGCTTATGTTTTAGACACAGAAGACTTCCTCTATCGGACAGGAAAAAGGAGgaagatttcaaatcagaatggCTCGTGCACTGATGCTGTCAATGGAGCTTCTAACGGAGTTTCCAATGGGTATTCTCACAGAGTCAAACGTTTTCGCAAGTTGATGTTTAATTGA